The Fusarium keratoplasticum isolate Fu6.1 chromosome 4, whole genome shotgun sequence genome contains the following window.
aataaaaaataaaattattataaataatattaatatttattttacttttaaaatattaattattttaaaatcttattttttaaaaactaTTAACTAGctaattaagaaaaataatataagctaCCTATCACGGCTATAACATGGGCTAGGCGGGAAATACTAGTATAATAGTCTGACTAAGCAAAGGGACTACAAGGACTAAACTTTATTCCTCTTAGTCCCAGGACTGAAATATAAGAACTTCGGTCTAGGGTAGGACCAAAGTTAAGAACCATTAGTCCTAAAAGATCGTATAAGTATCTAGAACACGTTTATTAgtactttcttatataatagctaccttagctattaatataacttagttatacttaatacctttgAGCATATTACTAGATGTGACTTATACCCCATTGCTTAGACTATGCCTAGCACTTcctactaatataaacccagcatgaccggtttatcccttgggaaataCATGATTGTCACACTGCCTTATAGTCTCTcaatataaaaaaaattcCCTTATAGAAAAAAACTATTAGTAGCTTAACTAATAGTTTTCATAGGTAATAGGGTAAGGATATCGAGATGCTAATTAATGCAGAGGTGGAAAGGCGGCGTATCACATTCGACGAGGGATTTTAACTGTGCGTTGGAGCTCTTGATTTCTGACTGAATGAGTGACTGAAGTTGGTCTGTTTTATCCTTCCTTGAATCGGGCCGTATTCGTCAACTATGACGAAGTGTTCCTCACGATCTGTTTCATCCAAGTTTTGAATCTGCTTGGTCAAACAGCCCGTGTGTCAGAGGGGCCTTGGTGATACGATGCGACACGGCGCATTTCTGGTCCACATTCTTGAGTAGGAAATTCATCCACCCGGCTGCCAAACTTATTAGGAGCCGTTCGGGCAGCAATGGCCTTGCGCCAGAAAACAAGATCATCACCCTTTGCGCGCAGGGAGCCCGGGAAGAAAACAGCCAGTAGCGATGTACCGACGGTGGGATACTTCTCCTCTACTTCCCTCAATACCGACGCAACTCTGTTTGCCCGAATTGTCTCCTTGTGAATGAGGTGGATGCCTAGTGCGCTGGGTCTCCGCGAGGCGCCGGCAGCATGCATATTCTGGATACTTCCAAGCAGGCCTATTCCGAGGAGGTCTTGTGCAGACAAGTCAGTACGTGAGtgagcaaggccaaggcagccgGTTACACGGCAATGGAGAAGACAGAGTCGACCTACACCATGAGTTTCCTCCATCCAGTCCCGAAACAGTGATAAGCAGCATGATCCAAAGGAGCGCCAAGATTGTCGACGCCAGCCTGGTAAAGTTGCTGGGTCGTGCCGTGCGAGTCCCAAGCGCCAATatctcgaggtcgagaccAACGCCCTTGCAGCCAAGAATTACAACGGCATGCCGACTGCCATTTCCCTGCGTGATTGAGACGGTACTGCCACCTTGGGGAGGTTTTGGACATGCCCACTTCTCTTGACACCACTGCGGCATCGAGGCGCCAGTGAGGGCAAGAATGTTTCCTGCGGCGGTAATGAGAAACGCGCTCCAGTCGCCTTCTACAGCCCAGGGGATGATGGCTATCGCAATCTGGATAGCGATGACCACGACCCCAGAGTACCATACTCTATCCAAGACCGGAACGCCGTGCGGGAGAGGTGGATTTTCGTCAACAGTGTACAGAGTCACCCGCAGCGCCTCCCACTCGGGACGGGCGGCTTCGTCAGGCTGTGGTTTAGGCACACGCTCGGTGGCCCCAGGCGGCACATGAGCACGTTCCTGGCGCATCTCCCTGTCCACACGATCATCTTCGTCACGCAGCAGCCGACCCAGAATCCAAGCGGAAGTGCTTCTGCTGTGGCCGCTGGCAGCGCCGATCACGCAGGTGTTGGCCATGTCAGCCTCGGGTATGAGacggccatcttggcaacCGGTGTTAGCGCTGAAATATGAGACAGGAGAGAGGCCCAAAGGTGGGAGAATTACCTCCAAACGTGTTCAAGAGAGCACGCGTCGCGTAGGCCACCCATCCAAAAGAGAAAGCCACAGGGGTCACTCTGCGGCCTGCGAGCTGTGCCACCGCCCGTTGGACGATCTCGGGGCCTAGAATCAACAAGACAGAAAGAATATCGCTTGGGTTCCTCCACTGGGACAAGAGAAGATGGCTGACATTGCTTGTCGCGTCGCTCTCGGCTTGAATACCCAACAGCCACAATGGGAGCGGTGACATGGTTGGTGAATTTCACGGCGTGGCTTGCAGGATATCTCGTGACGTGCGAGAAAAGCGGAAATGACGGACCTCGGGCCAAGAAAGCGTCGTTAAGTGTTGTTTTTAGATCATGATTCTGAGGCATTTAAGCGCCCCTTGTCTGCCTTGTGGCAGATTCAAGACATGCAATCCATTGCGGCTGGAGGTGAGATTGCGCGTGACAGGCAGTGCTGACGTTGGCGAACCAAGTGGGGCGGCACGGGTCCAACCAATGGACTGGATTGGAAGGATAATTCAGGGCGCTTCGCCTCCAAAGTCCATTGGGCAAAGCTGTCCTGGCTGTACGGATACATACTTACAACAGCTTACTATTAGTACCAAGGCATTCATGTTCAGAAGCTATATTGCTGGCCTCGGAGCAGAAAGCAATGGGCTCTGTCATCTGCCAAGGCCAGTCTGGGTTGTTGTGAAAAAGACTGCATAGATAACTTGGGAGATAATTCGCCCACCATTATCCATGCATGTCTCACCACCTGAACACTGTCTGTGAGGCAGCCTTGAAGCCACCGTTTCGGTCTGCCTGCCATTAAAAACACCCTCTGATGCGCTGTGGATGTGATTTACAATTCCACCCCGCCCCGCCCCGAAGCCCCCTTCCAGACACTGCCCCGCTGGGCTGGTGTGGCGGAGGGGACGTCTGCCTGGGTGGCAGCCTGGCAGCACACGAGATCCAATGATGGGGTCCGTCTTCAGGGCCTCGTGTTGGTGACCCTCCTCAAAAAACACCTCTTGATACATCGCAATTTCAAGTTCGCTGCGCCCCGTTTCCCTCACCTCGACTGTCATGTCTGGCATTTTGTGATTGGCCACACAACTCAGTCAAAGGCTCGGTATTGCCGACCGAAACATCTCGAAACTGAGGCCTCCTCGGGTATTGCGCCGTCTTTGATTGGGCTGCGTCGAATGGCAGGCAACTCAAGGCAGACTAGGCGAACCGCGCTTAAGACCCACGGGCCATTTACTGCCTTAGAGAGGTATCACCGTATAAGACGTGGTTCAACCCAACCTAGGTACCCGCAAATTCACAACCACCTCAACCTCAGACCCAACCTCATCTCAACTTCCTCCCCCAGGTTTTCGTCACAACGATTCCAACTTCCCAATCTGCACACTCCACACGATATTGTCACAATGACCCCCGCGATTTGTTCCGAGCCAGGATGCAGCAACGTGCTTTTCGATTCCGACCAAAGCCGATATCCCGGGTCCCTTTCTCGTCCGGCACCCCAACATGGTAATCGAGCAATTCAGAGGCTCGACATGCGTTCACGGTGCTCAGCTTGCTTCAACGCCAAGTATAACCACCAATACTCAGCGACAAGCTACAAGTGGTCTCACGACACCCGCAAAGGTGGGATTGACATCAGTGTCTATGATGAGGACAACCAGGCCCTGGACAAGGTGAAAATCCCGACCTACAGCGTCCCCATGGTCAACACGATATTGAAACAAGATCTCTTCTTCCAAGACACCCTCAACACAGAGCCCGGCAATCGAGTTGAGGACTGGGAGATGGGCAATGTTTACAGCACATACGGCAACTGTAAGAATCTAATGTGTTTCGAGAACGCTTCAGATCGCCGCATCAACCGGGGGAATCTTCATCTAGCGGGCGATCGCAACCGTGGATCTTCCCTGAACAGCAACTTCTGCAGGAGAGAGCGGTGGATTGCAAATGCCCGCAATATTCCCACCACTTGGTACAACGGGTCTGGCGGAACGACCAAGAACCTGGACAGAACGGGATCCAGGGATGGGACCAACCCCAATAGCACGTATAAGGACAGGGAACTGCTTTACGAAACCGACACCACTATCACCGACAAGATTGTTACACCTGGCATGGATCCAATAGAGCGAATGAACGCGATTTTAAGCCTGCCAAGCGCCGAAATGGGAGAACACATCGAACAGGTCTTGACGGGAAACGGGCTCTTCGGGTTCGGACAATCCTTTCCCATGAATCCGCCATCGACAATCTCCCTCGAAGACCAAATGGATGCATTGGCACTCGGCTCTTCTGCATACAATCCCGGCAACGGTCATGGCTCCTCATCCGATCCCTTTGGCGGATACTCCGATCCCTCTGGTGGATACTCCGATCCCTTTGGCGGATACTCCGATCCCTCTGGTGGATACGCCCGGCGACGGTGATGAGCGGGCCGGCTTTTGACCAGTTTTGGTAGGCCGAAGGCGgtcggtcttctggctcattGCATCCTCCACATCTAGCTATTGGGGTTTATCTGCGATTTCTGAGCGGCTCTATAACCCCCAGTCTAGCTGTCGAGTTCTCGGACCTCTCCACTGATGGGCTTGAACTATCGTGGCTTCAATCAATGGAGGTATGGCTCCAATGCATTATCTATGTCTTCACTGGTGCAACAGGTCAAGGGGTCAATTCTATCACCGTTTACATACCCTCTCGTCATTCATCCTAACTTCAAAGCTGTATTCAAGTAATTTAATATGCCACCGAGGTAGCATGCGATGCTCAGGTGCCAGTTGAGACGATAAGaccaccatccatcaccaaagaTTGACCAGTGATGTACCTCGCACCCTCACTGCTGAGAAACAAGACGGCGTTCGCCACATCAAAAGCATTCCCCATTCTTCCCATAGGAATTTTCATGTTTGTGAGCTGTTGAAACGACCTCCTCTCTatctcgctgctgctgtgctcCCATTGTTCCACCAGCGGCGTAAATATCAGGCCTGGGACAACACAGTTCAACCTGATCCCTTTGCCAGCAAACTCGGCTGCCGTAACCTGTGTGAAATGGATAACTGCAGCTTTGGCGCTGTTGTAGGCGACTTGGGATTTGCCGAGGTAACGCAAGCCGGCGATCGaggcgttgttgatgacggtgCCTGATCCTTGCTTCTCCATGATGGGTAGGACAAGATGGCAGCTTAGGTAGACGCTTTTTAGGTTGACGTTGATCTGTTTGTCCCACGCCTCCTCAGGGAGCGTGACGGCATTGCCCAAGATGGGATATCCAACATTGTTGATGAGAATGTCGATGCGTCCATGCTTGTCCAAGCACgccttgacaaccttggcAACATCGTCTGCCGACGTGACATCGGCAATCATGACATCGCACGGACCGGGGAGGCGGGACTGGGtgttcttggcagcctcaatGTTGAGGTCACACCCAAAGATCTTGACGTGATTCTGGGAAAGACGGTAGGCAATAGCGGCTCCGTTGCCCCATTGGGTCGAGTGGGAGACAACTGTCTGCCCGATGCCCATGATGAGGGCCACCTTTCCCGAAAGGTCAGGGTATGAAGCGTGAGTATCCATAGTGGTGAGCTTGTGGGTGGGGCAGTGACTAGCAAGAGATACTGGACTTTGGTAGAGAGAAATGGTAGCTTTAGGATCCGAGTCTGCACGTCAGGGGTAACTTATACCCGTGTTTGCTCGGGCGGAGAAATAGAAAGGGGGGCGCGGTTCCGCTCGGTTGCTACAAGAAAAGTTACCCGGCCTGTTCGCCTCCGCTTGGTCTAGGATTCCCCAATGTGGGCTGTGCTACTAGTCATAACTGCCTAGCCGCGGAGTAGGAATGCCGATCACAGTACACGAGTACACGCGGCAGCCAAGAATCTTCTCGAATGCATGAGCTAAAGGGCAGAATGGCAGAACTATTATTATTGTCTacaatgatgacaagaagccatcaaccacaacagcaaaagaaATAGTCATTAATACATGACAGAACTGTCTTCTGATTGGAACGCCAGATATTCTGCTGATAAGAAGTCTCTTGGCATCATGCATCCCCTCTTGAATCCTTGACTTGATAGAGAGGCGATGGATTATCTCAAGGGGGTGATGTGGGTGAGGCATGAGGCCACTGTGtcagcattgggatatgatgctatgatgtgttgacagtatgttctttattatagttgaagcccgtCTCTTGagggataactgagccagaagaccgtgGGTGAGGCATGAAGTCGAGGCACCGCCGCATATTCATTCTCTAGGTATATCgaaaggagaggagaagcatTGGAGACAAGTTTTATCTCTCCGACACAGAGAGATTTCTTAAAGTAGCTGATTTTGAAGAGAATGGGACCAAGGAGGTCTGGACCCTACTAAGCGAGGTTATGCTCAGTCCTCTACTGCCTAGCAACCTGAAAGCGGAACTATTTCACCCAACATCCGGCTCACCGAGCCCAACAAAGCTATCTAACCAGACGCCAGACAAGTTCAAGTTCAACAGGTCCACCCACAAGTCAAACTACGGGACAATCACTGAATAAGCCAAACATTTAACTAACCCAAGGACGGCCATCCGGTCTCAGCTTTCCATTGCTGTTAAGCCGGCGGTAATAGAAAGTCAGGCCAAAGCATAGCAAGGCCGACAGAGCCGCAAACCCGGCGTTGACTCCATGGCCAAGGGTGTACAAGGGGCGATCAACAGGACGGTAGATCCAAACGCCAATGATTTGACCAGGGCCTGAGAAAGCAATGTTGATGGCTGTGGCGAGTGACATGGCAGTAGTGTTTGTCATGTTATCTCCGATCCATGCGTTGACGCTGGGCAGACCGCTGAATGCCCCGCAAGTGCCGATGATCAAGAGTATGTATCTGGCAACAAAGTGCTCACCAGGGAGAGCAGCTACACAAAACCGTTAGTCTATCAACAGGCTTCACCATGGACCTGGAACCTACCCAAGATGAGAAATGATACAAAGCATGCGCCAAGAGAGAACCCAACCACGAGGCCGCGGGTGTTGAAGCGATCAGAGAGGACTGAAGCGGCAATCGTGGAGAGAAAGGCGGCTGCGTATGGAGGAACCGTGAACAGCTGGGCGCGCAACCCTTCGAATCCTAGCCCTAGGACAATAGTAGGGGCGAAAAGCGACAGGGAGCCGATTAAACAGCCGATCCCAATATAAGCCGAATAATGGGCATACAGTCTGAGGTCGAGAAGCGTGGCCCTGGCATCAACCCACGTAATCTTTTGCTTGCTGCTGATCTCAGCAAACTGGCTGGAGTAAACGAACCGTCAATGTCAGCACTAACCTGGATCCCACCTCGCCAAGTCTCTTGCTTTGGACGgccttttcttccttggaAAGCCAGCCACACTGCTCCGGGTAGctggggagaaagaagaagacacaTACGCCCATGATTACTGAAAGGCAGTCAGTTTATTGGCTCAAGTCGGAATTTAAGCACACAAGATTTCTCACCAGAGGGAGCCCCTTCGAGAAGGAAGAGCCATCGCCATGCTTGCAAACCACCAGCACGGTTCATGAACCCCACGCCATATGCAATGCAACTATCCACATGTCTTAGTATGACCTCTTCGACAAACACACGGATGATGAAGCTTACCCGCCAAACGCTCCCGCTAGTGTTGCACTGCAAAGGAATGCAGCAATTCGGAATGCCCGCTCTTCTGGCTTGTACCAGAAACTGAGATAGTATATCATGCCAGGAAAAACACCGGCTTCGGCCGCCCCGAGGAAGAATCGCAACGCGCTGACAGTTGCAAAGTTTTGGGCTCCTCCTATGCCCATGCAGAATGCTCCGAAGGCGAAGATGAGAAAACCAAGCCATCTATACAACTATCAGTACGCCTCGACCTGGGACGAGATGGCAGCTGAACTAACCTTTTGGGGGAAAGAATCTTGAGGGAGAGGTTGCTAGGTGCCTCAAAGAGAGAGTATGCCACAAGGAACAGCATAAGAGCGATGATGTACTGATGGGAGGTCAAGCCCAGAGTCTGCATGATGTCATCCCCTGTGTCCGAGTTGAGGATGCGAGCGTTTCCTATGTCGCTATGAGTAAAGAGgtgctcttctcctctccaaTGGCAATGTGTCGGAGCGTACCAATGTTTGATCGATCCAAGTAGCATAGTAGGTAAATGATGGCAGTGATAGGCAGAAGCCTATAGTCGATCTTCCGAACGAGGCTGCGTAAATGACAAAGGTTAGTATGATGCTTCCAACGATGCAGAATCATACCACTAGGAGTTTACGTACGCCTTTTCAACGAGGAGCTCTTCTTCAGATAAGCAATGGAGGGAAGGATCAGGTCGATCTTCAACCATCTCCACGTCGAAGGATCGTTTTGGGGAAGCCATTGCGGTCAATGTTGAGAACAAAACAGAGTGGACAGTGGCTACACAAGAAACACCTGAGACGCTCAAGCTATTCTTCGCTGATCATGAATACGGCCGTGGGTAGCACCTTAAGTAGGAAACTCAAGGACTGGGAGGCGTTGCCCGGAGTCCGAGACCAGACGAAAAATCCGGGGTAAAACTGGGGGTGGAGAACCCCGCGTCGGCAGAGAGCGTCTCCCCAACCTGGCTAACATAGGAAGCACAAGTGTGACTATTGACGACAGAGGTGAGGGGAAACCTGGGATCGAGGCCTCCGCCAAAGTCGGATCCGGTTTACCGAGCTCTTGTGCGTGTGCCAAGACAGAACGCGACTCAGATGGCAACGTGGTGATCAGCGTCAGGAGGCTGCTCCGGAGTTGTCCAACTCTCCCCGGTGCTATCACTTTTAGCTCCCTCCCCCTCGCTCTTTTAGCTCGGGTCTGGGCCTCCTGAGGGGTTGGTCGGATCCGATTTGGGGTGAGATTTGCAAGGGTCATGACTTGATGTGAGTGGGGGGATTGAAAGCCTAGTTAGTTATGCCCTTGCAAGGAGCAGGTGCCGAAGACATCGATGAGTTTACTCAGGTCGTGACATGCAGCTCTTTTGACGTGTCattataagataataggCCTTAATGGCTAGATTAAGGTAAAATCATAGATTAAAGGTAAGtctctaatatatataagactttaatttactaagccttttataatagcttaacTATAGACCTTTTAAGAGgtctttatatatataatatctagctAGGGTTATCCTAACTAGTTGGGAGCTTTAATAACTGCCTTATatccttatatatattaattacctaatttaaaagtatattaataatatataaagggTATCTTAAATCCTTAGCTAATTATACATCTCCtttttaagtatatataagagctattattAACCTTTATAGGCTTTTTCTTTAGGCTTAATACTATAAGGCTAGTAGCAGAGCTTAATATAAGGCActaagtattaattagctaCTTTAATTATAGAAGTGCTATTTCTAACctttttaattactatatTAAGGTCTTTAGTagtatatttttatattcAAATTGGCTAGAATAGCTTTAAATTAATACAcatattattatataagtaattaatttaattaaggTCTTAGTATTAAAGGGAAAAGCGGGGTTGGCTGGTTCCCGGCCATCTGACTTATACTATGAATTCCTGAATAATTACTTCCCAATTTATTATCTGACTCTGCTTCGAAGTTGAGTGGCATGAGGGCTGACAAAAAAGCCCCAGAAATGGCAAAAAAAGGTATAACTGCGTGTAATCGCCGACGACCCCGAACGACATGGATGGAGATATATCTTCGTTGTTCAAGGCTCACCTGGCTTATCGTTGTCGATCTTCCGGACTCGAAGCGGAACAAGTTTTTgactgaagaagagaaggaagtcTTGCGACAGAGGCTCATCTCGGAGCGTGGGGACGCTGAAGCTGGAAAGGTGACTTTCAACGTCATTGCTCATGCTTGCAAACAGTGGCACATTTGGGCAGTGTAAGTGCCATTTAGAGCTTCGTCACGTTACAAACAGCCCTGATAATCTGCATTGATGGCCAGGTGTCTCATCTACATGGGCGGCGCATCCGGCTTATATGcgttcctcttcttcctaCCCGTCATTCTAATGAATagcttgggcttcttccagGTTCAAGCATTCTGCCTCACTGCTCCCCCTGCCGCATTTGCAGTGATAGTTAACCAGTTCACCTCTTGGGCTGCCGACAAAACCCGTATGCGAGGCCCTTATGCTTTTTTGGAGTGCATTGTCGCCATAGTCGGCCTCGCAATGACCGGATTTCTTACGAACCCGATTCCTCGATACATCAGAACGTTCCTCGGCATGGGTGGCACCACAGCTTTGATCTCGACGACACTCGCTTGGGCGCAAAACAACGTCTTCAGCGACGCCGACCGCAGTGTCATTACCGTAATTCAGGTTTGCCATGCTGCCCTCGGTGGCATATACTCTGCACTTGTATTTCGACAACAGGTAAGAGAGAAATGATTCCTCAAAGCTCATTAGTGCCGGAGGTAACAGAGGCTAATCTTGCTGTCAGGTTGCTCCTAACTATGTACCTGGTATCATCGGAACCGGCGGTCTGTTTCTTCTGGGTGCCATTACGACACCCGTTACACCTTGGCTTCTTTGGAAACTAAACAAGGAGGCGGATTGTGGGAAGAGAGTCGGACATAACGAGTCCTTTCGATACACATGGTAATTCAGGGCGAAGGAGAAACCTGGATTTTGCTTCCAAGGGATCATCAGACCCTATGAGGCTTAGTACAAGAAGCAATCAAGTAGCAACTTATCAAGTCATTTCTCCTTGCCAGTTTGACGCTTATATTCCCACAAGTTGTCCTGCTCGGAGCGTGACAGAGATTCTGACCTATTTCCCGGGCCGTCCACCTGTCCACCGGGTGAGTGGGCCGTGACATTGAGCTCTGTATTAGATATCCCAGGTAGCGACAAGTCAATTCCTGTATAAGGATATTGGGAAATCAATTCAGTTGCCTCAGTGAAGTTAGCGCCTACCACGGCTGATAGCATGGCATTTTGAAGATCGGCTTCCTTGTTGACACCAAGAGGAGCATGGTAGCCGGCCTCGAACGGAGTTGGGAAACCAAGCATGGAAATAGGCCGGACTTTAGGCCCCCTCAAGTAATTACGTGGTCTTATTTACCTTGCTAGCTATGCACGCATTGTTCACCGTCCGGGATATAGCGGGAAATCACGGCAACCTCAGGGAAAGCAAGGACTTAGATCAACATATGGTTAAGCGACTTATTCTCACGAACATGCTCGGAATAATGTGCCTTCTGGCAAGGTTAAATACAAGGAGCTTGCTAAATAACCTTGACCTGCAATTATATCACTTCCTTCTCAGAGTGGTCTCTATATCACAATCCGCTTGAGTCACAACCTACCATGGCGCCGATGCACCCCGACGATGTTCCTTATCCGTTCACGGTTGACACCGGCCAGCGAATAGAGGCTCCACGTCAGAATACAGGACCTGAAACTGCAACATTGACTTTCCCCAATGTTCGCGGTCGATTCCCGTCTGCGCAGGCTTCACGGCTACGATCGATGACATTGGAGGCATACGccgacaagggcaagatccTCGCCGTCCCTTGCTCCTACGACGCTTTATCATCGCGACttgtcgaggaagctggtTATCCCATGCTATTCTTGTCTGGATTCACCGTCGCGAGCACCCACGGGCTTCCGGATACAGGCTACATCGCGATGCAAGAAATGTGTGGTAAGATCCAGGAAACAGTCCGCCAGACGTCAGTCCCTATCATGGTGGATGGTGATACTGGGTATGGAGGGCCATTGAATGTCAAACGAACGGTTGAGAGCTTTGCGCTTGCGGGCGCGGCGGGCGTTATGATCGAAGACCAGACATGGCCGAAGCGTACGTGCCCACATCCCAGGGATATTGATGAATACTAATAGGCCATCCATAGGCTGTGGGCATACGAAAGGAAAATCGGTGGTATCCCGCGAAGAAGCCTTCGCACGCATCCAAGCCGCATGTGATGCCAGGGATAACGGTCTTGATATTTTCATCCTCGCCCGTACTGACTCCCTCATattgggatgggatgaagCCATGTACCGTGCGAAGGAGTTTCAAAGAattggcgttgatggcatctttaTTGAGGCTCTTCCCGATCGTGCCgccatgaagaaggccgtGGACGAAATCAacatgccgatgatggcTAACAGTAAGCCTCTAGATCACCCTTTTTGTCCATGACTGACACATTCAAGTCATTGAGGGAGGTTTAACAGAGAATCTCTCAGCTCTGGAGCTAGCAGAGCTTGGATTCAGCGTTGTC
Protein-coding sequences here:
- a CDS encoding MFS domain-containing protein, whose product is MEIYLRCSRLTWLIVVDLPDSKRNKFLTEEEKEVLRQRLISERGDAEAGKVTFNVIAHACKQWHIWAVCLIYMGGASGLYAFLFFLPVILMNSLGFFQVQAFCLTAPPAAFAVIVNQFTSWAADKTRMRGPYAFLECIVAIVGLAMTGFLTNPIPRYIRTFLGMGGTTALISTTLAWAQNNVFSDADRSVITVIQVCHAALGGIYSALVFRQQVAPNYVPGIIGTGGLFLLGAITTPVTPWLLWKLNKEADCGKRVGHNESFRYTW